The proteins below come from a single Chitinophaga pinensis DSM 2588 genomic window:
- a CDS encoding TetR/AcrR family transcriptional regulator, whose amino-acid sequence MLAENKDEMREKILEAALKRFMHYGAGKTTMNEIADDLRCSKASLYYYFSDKKALHNAVLMKIGETFFQELEVEADRTDITSEEIFFNLIAIKIQFVERFSRLELFKILNDKSEEIQQIVRSVEEREYVMLTKVVKKGVDTGEFDVANPEEIGILYKDAMEGLRFAGMSCMPESIIDLDKEGFEKIVAQQKLLTEIFVRGIKKQ is encoded by the coding sequence ATGCTTGCTGAGAACAAAGATGAAATGCGGGAGAAAATCCTGGAGGCAGCTTTGAAAAGATTCATGCACTATGGTGCAGGAAAGACAACCATGAATGAGATCGCAGATGACCTGCGTTGTTCAAAGGCATCACTGTATTATTACTTTTCTGATAAGAAGGCATTACACAATGCCGTGCTGATGAAAATCGGGGAAACGTTTTTTCAGGAACTGGAGGTAGAAGCCGACAGAACGGATATAACGTCTGAGGAGATCTTCTTCAACCTGATCGCAATTAAAATACAGTTCGTAGAACGTTTCAGCCGCCTGGAACTGTTTAAGATACTCAATGATAAGTCGGAAGAGATCCAGCAGATCGTCAGGTCTGTGGAAGAGAGAGAGTATGTAATGCTGACCAAAGTAGTTAAGAAAGGAGTTGATACCGGCGAATTCGACGTCGCCAATCCGGAGGAAATAGGCATTCTATATAAAGATGCTATGGAAGGCCTCCGTTTTGCAGGGATGAGCTGTATGCCGGAATCAATTATAGATTTGGATAAAGAAGGATTCGAAAAGATAGTAGCACAGCAGAAATTGCTGACGGAAATATTCGTAAGAGGAATAAAGAAACAATAA
- a CDS encoding efflux RND transporter periplasmic adaptor subunit has translation MKKILIWSAVTIAAVVLIMWKLGANKKANEAKTEFVKTSNAGEVPVLVEKVAKSDFSQGFLANGNFTPFRELTYLSEVTGRINKLLVDEGSVVRQGQAIANVDGEILGTDLQAAKTNLEQLRVDKERYEAAFKTGGVTKKQVDDATLQYDLAKTKYAAASRRVGDTYIKAPISGVINKKYIEQGAYLSPGNKMFDIVDVSRLKLAVSVPELQVVNLKEGDKVRVTSSVFPEVSYDGHVTFIAAKGDNTLNYPVEMEVTNNGGKQLRAGMYGTAHFEMKDAIPTILVARTAFIGGVNSNQVYVLENNTAKVRKVVAGRIYGDKVEIREGLNEGETVITSGQINLVDGSKVSVQK, from the coding sequence ATGAAAAAGATTCTTATCTGGAGCGCAGTGACCATCGCAGCTGTTGTATTGATCATGTGGAAACTGGGCGCCAATAAAAAAGCCAACGAAGCCAAAACGGAATTTGTAAAGACGAGCAATGCAGGGGAAGTACCCGTACTGGTGGAAAAAGTGGCAAAATCTGATTTCTCTCAAGGCTTTCTGGCCAATGGTAACTTCACGCCTTTCCGTGAACTGACCTATCTCTCCGAAGTAACCGGCCGTATCAATAAACTGTTGGTAGATGAGGGAAGTGTTGTAAGACAAGGGCAGGCAATTGCGAATGTTGATGGTGAAATCCTGGGTACAGATCTGCAGGCGGCTAAAACCAATCTGGAGCAACTGAGAGTGGATAAAGAAAGATATGAAGCGGCCTTTAAAACAGGTGGTGTAACCAAAAAACAGGTAGACGACGCTACGTTGCAATACGACCTGGCAAAAACAAAATATGCGGCTGCCAGCCGTCGTGTGGGTGATACCTATATCAAAGCGCCTATCAGTGGTGTGATCAACAAAAAATACATAGAGCAGGGTGCTTACCTCTCTCCTGGTAATAAAATGTTTGATATCGTGGACGTTTCCCGCCTGAAACTGGCAGTATCTGTTCCGGAATTACAGGTGGTAAACCTGAAAGAAGGTGATAAAGTACGGGTGACTTCCAGCGTATTCCCGGAAGTGAGCTACGATGGTCATGTGACTTTCATCGCTGCAAAAGGTGATAATACCCTCAACTACCCAGTTGAAATGGAAGTGACTAACAACGGTGGCAAACAACTCAGAGCAGGTATGTATGGTACCGCACACTTCGAAATGAAAGACGCGATCCCGACTATCCTGGTAGCGCGTACCGCATTCATCGGTGGAGTGAACAGCAACCAGGTATATGTACTGGAGAATAATACAGCTAAAGTGCGTAAGGTAGTAGCCGGACGTATCTATGGCGACAAAGTGGAAATAAGAGAAGGTCTGAATGAAGGCGAAACCGTTATCACCAGCGGACAAATCAACCTGGTAGACGGATCTAAAGTATCCGTACAAAAATAA
- a CDS encoding efflux RND transporter permease subunit has product MKITEVSIKRPTIVVVVFTILTLLGVMSYKSLNYELLPKFTSPVVTIATVYPGASPKEVESTITKKIEDAVASMEKIKKIISKSSESLSTVTVELNNDANVDIALQDAQRKVNAILSDLPTDAKAPSLNKFSLDDLPIMTLSATASMDSKQFYDLIDKKLQPLLSRLPGVAQISLIGGQEREIQVNIDPKKLEAYKLSILQVRQLITNANLDFPTGKVKTQDQQILVRLAGKYKDVDQLRNLVLATTATGTQIRLKDVADVQDAQKDVDRLARVDGTSSIALMVQKQNDANAVTVSEEMKKAIASIEKDYVSANLKIFIANDSSDFTLESADSVIHDLIIAIVLVAAVMLLFLHSIRSAIFVMISIPASLVATFIGMKLFGFSLNLMSLLGLSLVVGILVDDAIVVLENIYRHMEMGKNRVRAAFDGVKEIGFTVTSITLVIVVVFLPISLTNELVSKILREFCVVVMISTMLSLLSSFMIVPLLSSRFGKLEHITGKNFFEKFILWFEAQLQKFTDWMTSILKWALTHKRYTLIVAIGLLILSFMLVGKGYIGGEFIPKGDRGQFIVVLEMPKDASVEQTNQATRKAEAYLSKKPEITRLITTVGQTSEDGFGVSQSTAYKSEITVMLVDAEERLDGSDIYAAKTKVELRKLLPGVKLKTMDVSILGTAEASPVELVVMGTDMDSVMSYAKSAMGVLATIDGTSDVKLSVEEGNPEINVQVDRDKMSALGLTLEGVGGTMQTAFSGTADDSKVKFRQGDYEYDINIRFDDFDRKNLDDVSNIEFINSQGQLIRLSQFATITEGSGPSRLERRDKNTSISVKSLVVGRPSGSVQQEFAQKLETLRKPVGISYLWAGDAENQGDSFGTLGAALLISIVMVYLIMVALYDNYIYPFVVLFSIPLAIIGALLALALTNNTLNIFTILGMIMLIGLVAKNAIILVDFTNQMKEQGQSTMEALIHANNARLRPILMTTIAMVIGMLPIALATGGVAATKNGLAWVIIGGLISSMFLTLIVVPVVYKIVDGIMDRFGWNKPSAKRLIRQRLVAPYAAEIEEASLN; this is encoded by the coding sequence ATGAAGATCACAGAAGTATCCATAAAGCGACCCACAATAGTGGTGGTAGTCTTTACCATCCTGACGCTGCTGGGTGTGATGAGCTATAAGTCACTCAACTATGAGCTGCTGCCGAAGTTTACTTCGCCGGTAGTAACCATTGCCACCGTATATCCCGGTGCTTCCCCTAAAGAGGTGGAAAGTACCATCACCAAAAAGATTGAGGATGCGGTAGCATCAATGGAGAAGATCAAAAAAATCATCTCCAAATCTTCAGAGAGTTTATCTACCGTAACGGTTGAATTGAATAACGATGCGAACGTAGACATTGCCCTGCAGGATGCACAGCGTAAAGTGAACGCAATCCTCTCAGACCTGCCTACTGATGCAAAAGCGCCTTCGCTGAACAAATTCTCCCTGGATGACTTACCGATCATGACACTGTCCGCCACTGCCAGTATGGACAGCAAGCAGTTCTATGACCTGATCGATAAAAAATTGCAACCACTCTTATCCCGTTTACCGGGTGTGGCCCAGATCTCCCTGATCGGTGGTCAGGAGCGTGAGATCCAGGTGAACATCGATCCTAAGAAACTGGAAGCATATAAACTGTCCATCCTGCAGGTAAGACAGCTCATTACCAATGCGAATCTGGACTTCCCCACCGGTAAGGTGAAAACCCAGGATCAGCAGATACTGGTACGTCTGGCTGGTAAGTATAAAGACGTGGATCAGCTGCGTAACCTGGTACTGGCTACTACAGCTACCGGTACCCAGATCCGTCTGAAAGATGTAGCGGATGTACAGGATGCACAGAAAGATGTGGATCGTCTGGCCCGTGTGGATGGTACCAGCTCCATTGCATTGATGGTACAGAAACAGAATGATGCGAATGCGGTAACCGTGAGTGAGGAAATGAAGAAAGCCATCGCATCTATCGAAAAAGACTATGTTTCCGCTAACCTGAAGATATTTATTGCAAACGATTCGTCTGACTTTACGCTGGAATCAGCTGATTCCGTGATACATGACCTGATCATTGCGATTGTGCTGGTGGCTGCCGTGATGCTGTTGTTCCTGCACAGTATCCGTAGTGCGATCTTCGTAATGATCTCAATCCCGGCTTCCCTGGTAGCTACATTCATCGGTATGAAGCTATTCGGCTTCTCCCTCAACCTGATGTCCTTACTGGGGCTGTCACTGGTCGTAGGTATCCTGGTGGATGATGCAATCGTGGTACTGGAGAATATTTACCGTCACATGGAAATGGGTAAGAACAGAGTACGTGCGGCATTTGATGGAGTGAAAGAGATCGGATTTACCGTAACCTCTATTACCCTGGTAATCGTGGTGGTGTTCCTGCCTATCTCACTGACCAATGAACTTGTATCAAAGATCCTGCGTGAATTCTGTGTGGTGGTGATGATATCAACCATGCTTAGTTTGCTGTCTTCCTTTATGATCGTACCGCTGCTTTCCTCCCGTTTTGGAAAGCTGGAACATATCACCGGTAAGAATTTCTTCGAAAAATTCATTCTCTGGTTTGAGGCACAGCTGCAGAAATTCACTGACTGGATGACTTCTATCCTGAAATGGGCACTGACGCACAAACGCTATACCCTGATCGTTGCGATCGGTCTGCTGATACTGTCTTTCATGCTGGTAGGTAAAGGTTATATCGGTGGTGAGTTCATTCCGAAAGGCGACCGCGGACAGTTCATTGTTGTACTGGAAATGCCGAAAGATGCATCTGTCGAACAGACGAATCAGGCTACCCGTAAAGCGGAAGCATACCTCTCTAAAAAACCGGAGATCACCCGTCTGATTACAACCGTAGGTCAGACCAGTGAGGATGGTTTTGGTGTGTCCCAGTCTACTGCCTATAAATCAGAAATCACAGTGATGCTGGTAGATGCAGAAGAACGTTTAGATGGTTCTGATATCTATGCTGCAAAGACAAAAGTTGAGCTGAGAAAACTGCTGCCAGGTGTGAAACTGAAAACAATGGACGTGAGTATCCTGGGTACTGCAGAAGCTTCTCCTGTAGAGCTGGTGGTGATGGGTACTGATATGGACAGTGTAATGAGTTATGCGAAATCAGCCATGGGCGTACTGGCGACTATTGATGGTACCAGTGACGTGAAACTGTCAGTAGAAGAAGGTAACCCGGAAATCAATGTACAGGTAGACAGGGATAAGATGTCTGCACTGGGATTGACGCTGGAAGGTGTGGGTGGAACGATGCAAACGGCGTTCAGCGGTACGGCAGATGATTCCAAAGTGAAATTTCGTCAGGGTGACTACGAATATGATATCAATATCCGTTTTGATGATTTCGACCGTAAGAACCTGGATGACGTGTCCAATATTGAGTTTATCAACAGCCAGGGACAACTGATCCGCTTATCACAATTTGCGACGATCACGGAAGGTTCTGGCCCGAGCAGACTGGAAAGAAGGGATAAGAATACATCTATTTCCGTGAAATCGCTGGTAGTAGGACGTCCTTCCGGTTCTGTACAACAGGAATTTGCGCAAAAACTGGAGACATTGCGTAAGCCGGTAGGTATCAGTTACCTGTGGGCAGGTGATGCGGAAAACCAGGGTGATTCCTTTGGAACACTGGGTGCAGCACTGCTGATCTCTATCGTAATGGTATACCTGATCATGGTGGCACTGTATGATAACTACATCTATCCTTTCGTGGTATTGTTCTCTATCCCGCTGGCAATCATTGGTGCATTGCTGGCACTGGCTCTGACAAATAATACACTGAATATCTTCACCATCCTGGGTATGATTATGTTGATTGGTCTGGTGGCGAAGAACGCGATCATTCTTGTGGACTTTACCAACCAGATGAAAGAACAGGGACAGAGTACGATGGAGGCATTGATCCATGCGAACAATGCACGTCTGCGTCCGATCCTGATGACGACTATCGCGATGGTGATCGGTATGTTGCCAATAGCATTGGCTACCGGTGGTGTGGCTGCGACTAAGAATGGTCTGGCCTGGGTAATCATCGGTGGTCTGATCAGTTCCATGTTCCTGACGCTGATCGTGGTACCGGTAGTGTACAAGATTGTGGATGGTATTATGGACCGCTTTGGCTGGAACAAGCCATCTGCTAAACGACTGATCCGTCAGCGACTTGTAGCGCCATATGCGGCCGAAATTGAAGAAGCTTCATTGAATTAA
- a CDS encoding TolC family protein, giving the protein MKRIMLTLILLMGIGGYTSYAQSELSLQECLKYALANNQQLARTRMEEDMGRFKTSEVRARALPQVNAQGQYTNNIKKQVIPVPGEFAGGAPGTTLLLEAGVTHNVTASGTVTQEVYNQSVFTGLKAAKAGEDYYRMQTAQSEETVIYNVTQLYYSTLVSREKTIVLDANIEKMTKLVETTSSQVENGLARKIDLDRMRVNLTNYKTQRTQAQNQFQLQSNQLKQMMGMAVTNPINLPSTSFKEIESKATAADFGGMNLDNRIEYRLLKKQEELQAFQKKAYLAEYYPSLALSGNYSYNGISNKFDMLKSKSNGSTASWYDMAAVSLTLKIPIFDGWARRSRVGQANVALKQIKKDMEATTLSLNTQFENAKLQVQNNLSTIKAQKENVDLANEVYNSTQNNYNLGLANLTDLLDAETSLVSAQNNYNEALLQYKLAELDIVKSNGNLKSLLN; this is encoded by the coding sequence ATGAAAAGGATAATGTTAACGCTTATTCTCTTAATGGGAATAGGGGGATATACCTCCTATGCGCAATCGGAACTGTCGTTGCAGGAGTGCCTGAAGTATGCACTCGCTAATAACCAGCAACTGGCACGTACCCGGATGGAAGAAGATATGGGCCGTTTCAAAACCAGCGAAGTAAGAGCCAGAGCCCTGCCACAGGTAAACGCGCAAGGTCAGTATACCAACAATATTAAGAAACAGGTGATCCCCGTTCCCGGCGAATTTGCCGGTGGCGCACCTGGTACCACCCTCCTGCTGGAAGCTGGTGTGACGCACAACGTGACCGCATCTGGAACCGTTACGCAGGAAGTGTATAATCAATCTGTATTCACCGGCTTAAAAGCAGCAAAAGCAGGCGAAGATTATTATCGCATGCAGACAGCGCAAAGCGAAGAAACCGTTATCTATAACGTCACACAGCTGTATTACAGCACATTGGTGTCCCGTGAGAAAACAATCGTACTGGATGCCAATATCGAGAAGATGACAAAACTCGTCGAAACAACTTCTTCTCAGGTAGAAAACGGTCTCGCCCGTAAAATAGACCTGGACCGTATGCGTGTAAACCTGACTAACTATAAAACGCAACGCACACAAGCACAGAACCAGTTCCAACTGCAATCTAACCAGTTGAAACAGATGATGGGCATGGCTGTAACCAATCCGATCAATCTTCCTTCCACTTCTTTTAAAGAAATTGAAAGCAAAGCAACGGCTGCCGATTTTGGAGGCATGAACCTCGACAACAGGATCGAGTATCGCCTCCTGAAAAAACAGGAAGAACTACAGGCATTTCAGAAGAAAGCTTACCTGGCAGAATATTACCCTTCACTGGCCCTCTCCGGTAACTACTCTTATAATGGTATCAGTAACAAGTTTGACATGTTAAAATCCAAATCCAACGGATCAACTGCCAGTTGGTATGATATGGCTGCTGTAAGCCTCACTTTGAAAATTCCGATTTTCGATGGTTGGGCGCGCCGCTCCCGTGTAGGTCAGGCAAATGTAGCCCTGAAACAGATTAAGAAGGATATGGAGGCCACCACCCTCTCCCTGAATACACAATTCGAAAACGCAAAACTACAGGTTCAGAACAACCTCAGTACGATCAAAGCGCAGAAAGAGAACGTAGACCTGGCCAACGAAGTGTACAACTCCACCCAGAATAACTATAACCTGGGCCTGGCCAATCTGACAGACCTGCTGGATGCCGAAACATCCCTGGTCTCTGCTCAGAACAACTACAATGAAGCTTTATTACAATACAAGCTGGCAGAACTGGATATCGTTAAATCGAACGGTAATCTCAAAAGCCTGCTGAACTAA
- a CDS encoding TetR/AcrR family transcriptional regulator: MPVKDRILETALRMFRMYGIKSVTMFDISRESGVSKKTVYEHFRDKEELVQEGIRTMLNGHGQHLEDFRQQSANAIEELLKEVKYMEEMGNTINPVMLYEMQKYHPDLWLEVETFKKDHLIRAITANLERGIQEGCYRNDFKLNIMARMRLLQLETVFQPALFPATEFSMPEVIREITAHFLLGIATAEGRKLVAEYLQIKED, encoded by the coding sequence ATGCCAGTCAAAGACCGGATTTTGGAAACAGCGCTCAGGATGTTCAGAATGTACGGCATTAAGAGTGTAACAATGTTTGATATATCGAGAGAGAGCGGAGTGTCAAAGAAAACGGTATACGAACATTTCAGGGACAAAGAAGAACTGGTGCAGGAAGGTATAAGAACCATGCTGAACGGTCACGGACAGCATCTCGAAGATTTTCGCCAGCAATCTGCTAACGCTATCGAGGAACTACTGAAAGAGGTGAAATACATGGAGGAAATGGGTAACACCATCAACCCTGTCATGTTATATGAAATGCAGAAATACCATCCTGATCTCTGGCTGGAAGTGGAAACGTTCAAGAAAGATCATCTGATACGTGCCATTACCGCCAATCTCGAAAGAGGAATACAGGAAGGATGTTACCGCAACGATTTTAAGCTGAATATCATGGCTCGTATGCGATTATTACAACTGGAAACGGTTTTTCAGCCGGCACTGTTTCCCGCTACAGAGTTCAGTATGCCTGAAGTCATCAGGGAAATAACAGCGCATTTCTTACTCGGTATAGCCACCGCAGAAGGACGTAAACTAGTAGCAGAATATCTACAAATTAAAGAAGACTAA